One window of the Hoplias malabaricus isolate fHopMal1 chromosome Y, fHopMal1.hap1, whole genome shotgun sequence genome contains the following:
- the LOC136677666 gene encoding 5-hydroxytryptamine receptor 5A-like has product MINFSVSSTFNNSSSLDAPWRPVTVFSVLTFTLLAMLVVATFVWNMLVLVTILRVRTFHRVPHNLVASMAISDVMVAALVMPLSLVHELNGRRWKLGRVLCNVWISFDVLCCTASIWNVTAIALDRYWSITRHLEYTLKARKKISNIMIGLTWLLSSVISLSPLFGWGETYSEEALTCQVSQEPSYTIFSTFGAFYLPLSVVLFVYWKIYKAAKFRIGSKKTNTITPVAEAVEVKEASRQQPQMAFTVRHATVTFQADGETWREQKERRAALMVGILIGVFVLCWIPFFLNELVTPLFSCHVPPVWKSVFLWLGYSNSFFNPLIYTAFNKNYNNAFRNLFSRQR; this is encoded by the exons ATGATCAACTTCAGCGTCTCCTCCACCTTCAACAACAGCTCATCCTTAGACGCCCCCTGGAGGCCAGTAACAGTCTTCAGCGTACTGACCTTCACTCTGCTGGCCATGCTGGTGGTGGCCACCTTTGTATGGAACATGTTGGTTCTGGTCACCATTCTCCGGGTCCGTACGTTCCACCGTGTCCCCCACAACCTGGTAGCATCCATGGCCATTTCGGATGTGATGGTGGCTGCCCTGGTGATGCCCCTGAGCCTGGTCCATGAGCTGAACGGCCGGAGGTGGAAGCTGGGGAGAGTCCTGTGCAATGTCTGGATCTCCTTTGATGTTCTCTGCTGCACGGCCAGCATTTGGAACGTGACGGCTATCGCTCTAGACCGATATTGGTCCATCACCAGGCACTTGGAGTACACGCTCAAGGCTCGGAAGAAGATCTCCAACATAATGATCGGACTCACCTGGCTCCTGTCCTCTGTCATCTCCCTTTCTCCTCTTTTTGGCTGGGGAGAGACCTATTCGGAGGAGGCCCTGACCTGTCAGGTGAGCCAGGAACCATCCTACACTATCTTTTCCACCTTTGGAGCTTTCTACCTGCCGCTGTCTGTGGTGCTATTTGTCTACTGGAAGATCTACAAAGCCGCCAAGTTCCGCATTGGGTCCAAGAAAACCAACACCATCACACCAGTGGCAGAAGCTGTGGAG GTAAAGGAAGCATCTCGGCAGCAGCCTCAAATGGCATTCACGGTGCGACACGCTACAGTAACGTTTCAGGCGGATGGAGAGACGtggagagaacagaaagagaggagagcGGCGCTGATGGTGGGGATCCTCATCGGAGTGTTTGTCCTTTGCTGGATTCCGTTCTTCCTGAACGAACTAGTCACCCCTCTTTTCTCCTGCCATGTGCCACCTGTGTGGAAGAGTGTTTTCCTGTGGCTCGGTTACTCCAACTCCTTCTTTAACCCTCTCATCTACACGGCTTTCAACAAGAACTACAACAACGCTTTCAGAAACCTCTTCTCCAGACAGCGCTGA